In Streptomyces ambofaciens ATCC 23877, a single genomic region encodes these proteins:
- a CDS encoding phage holin family protein — MGAGRWRRVASQIGRSVAVWAVSTVTMLALAGILPDFRLQSPDGDSATDIAVTAAVGAGAFGLLSALVWPLMVRMLLLVPALVLGLLVFFLNGGLLLLAIDVNPAGRGGVAPETAVVVAAVMSAVASATGGALAVRDDDAYRRRLYRLADRRRRSGPPCPAGPGTVFLQLDGVGHDVLLDAVDSGAMPTVARWLGRDGRSATHRLAVWHTDWSSQTGASQLGILHGSNHDVPAFRWYEKDSGEVVVCNRPTSAAALQRRAIERTGDGGLLTFDGASRGNLFGGGADEQALVLSIATRRRSPETRSRSGYFAYFSDPANAVRTAMSFVAEVGREIGQSTRARLHKVRPRVSRGGLYPFVRAFATVVERDVVVAAVMGDMLAGRTAVYADLVAYDEVAHHSGPAGRDAAKVLRRLDRCLALIETVTEHAPRKYRIVVLSDHGQSPGETFRTRYGLTLGDLVRAGCGLPVPRRAQRTRSGAEARNTVRAALHRPVEEGAEQQRPADTPTGRRSEPIVLASGNLGLVSFPDVPHRMTREEIDARHPALLPTLANHPGVGFLLVRSERHGGVVLGARGAEIPLDRLDEDPGPLAVFGPGAADAVRRTHSFPHTADIMVNSFHDPVDGEVLAFEEQIGSHGGLGGAQSRAFLLSPAVLSAPVAEGEEIVGAEQVHRILRRWLRESNGPQVPVDDSRSRAVDSAPFPVVGGVAQDKSA, encoded by the coding sequence GTGGGTGCAGGGCGTTGGCGCCGGGTCGCCAGTCAGATCGGACGGAGTGTCGCGGTGTGGGCCGTGTCCACCGTCACCATGCTCGCGCTCGCCGGCATCCTCCCCGACTTCCGGCTCCAGTCGCCCGACGGTGACAGCGCCACCGACATCGCCGTCACCGCCGCGGTGGGGGCCGGCGCCTTCGGCCTGCTGTCCGCCCTGGTGTGGCCGCTGATGGTCCGGATGCTGCTGCTCGTGCCGGCGCTCGTCCTCGGGCTGCTGGTCTTCTTCCTCAACGGCGGACTGCTGCTCCTCGCGATCGACGTGAACCCGGCCGGGCGCGGCGGCGTCGCCCCCGAGACGGCGGTCGTGGTGGCCGCCGTCATGTCCGCGGTCGCCTCCGCCACCGGCGGTGCCCTGGCCGTGCGCGACGACGACGCCTACCGGCGCCGGCTGTACCGCCTCGCCGACCGCCGCCGCAGATCCGGCCCGCCCTGCCCGGCCGGCCCCGGCACCGTCTTCCTGCAACTGGACGGCGTCGGCCACGACGTCCTGCTGGACGCCGTGGACAGCGGCGCCATGCCCACCGTCGCCCGCTGGCTGGGCCGCGACGGCCGGTCCGCGACCCACCGGCTGGCCGTGTGGCACACCGACTGGTCCAGCCAGACCGGCGCCAGCCAGCTGGGCATCCTGCACGGCAGCAACCACGACGTCCCCGCCTTCCGCTGGTACGAGAAGGACAGCGGCGAGGTCGTGGTCTGCAACCGCCCGACCAGCGCCGCCGCACTGCAGCGCCGGGCCATCGAGCGCACCGGCGACGGCGGGCTGCTCACCTTCGACGGCGCCAGCCGCGGCAACCTGTTCGGCGGCGGCGCCGACGAACAGGCACTCGTGCTGTCCATCGCCACCCGGCGCCGCAGCCCGGAGACGCGTTCCCGCTCCGGCTACTTCGCCTACTTCTCCGACCCGGCCAACGCCGTGCGCACCGCGATGTCCTTCGTCGCCGAGGTGGGCCGGGAGATCGGCCAGTCCACCCGGGCCCGCCTGCACAAGGTCCGCCCCCGCGTCTCGCGCGGCGGCCTCTACCCCTTCGTCCGCGCCTTCGCGACCGTCGTCGAACGCGACGTGGTGGTCGCCGCGGTGATGGGCGACATGCTCGCCGGACGCACCGCCGTCTACGCCGACCTGGTGGCCTACGACGAGGTGGCGCACCACTCCGGACCGGCCGGCCGGGACGCCGCGAAGGTGCTCCGGCGCCTGGACCGGTGCCTCGCCCTGATCGAGACGGTCACCGAGCACGCTCCCCGCAAGTACCGCATCGTCGTCCTGTCCGACCACGGCCAGAGCCCCGGCGAGACCTTCCGCACCCGCTACGGCCTCACCCTCGGCGACCTGGTGCGGGCCGGCTGCGGATTGCCCGTGCCGCGCCGGGCCCAGCGCACCCGCAGCGGCGCCGAGGCGCGCAACACCGTACGGGCCGCCCTGCACCGCCCCGTCGAGGAGGGCGCGGAGCAGCAGCGCCCCGCCGACACCCCCACCGGCCGCCGCTCGGAACCGATCGTGCTGGCCTCGGGCAACCTGGGCCTGGTCTCCTTCCCGGACGTGCCGCACCGGATGACCCGGGAGGAGATCGACGCCCGCCACCCCGCGCTGCTGCCGACCCTCGCCAACCACCCCGGCGTCGGCTTCCTGCTGGTCCGCAGCGAGCGGCACGGCGGTGTGGTGCTCGGCGCGCGCGGCGCGGAGATCCCCCTGGACCGGCTCGACGAGGACCCCGGCCCGCTCGCCGTCTTCGGACCCGGCGCGGCCGACGCCGTCCGCCGCACGCACTCCTTCCCGCACACCGCCGACATCATGGTCAACTCCTTCCACGACCCGGTCGACGGCGAGGTCCTCGCCTTCGAGGAGCAGATCGGCTCCCACGGCGGACTCGGCGGCGCCCAGTCGCGCGCCTTCCTGCTGTCGCCGGCCGTGCTGTCCGCGCCGGTCGCCGAGGGCGAGGAGATCGTCGGCGCCGAACAGGTCCACCGGATCCTGCGCCGCTGGCTGCGGGAGTCGAACGGCCCGCAGGTACCCGTGGACGATTCACGGTCGAGGGCCGTCGACAGTGCACCTTTTCCCGTGGTGGGCGGGGTCGCGCAGGACAAAAGCGCCTGA
- the narH gene encoding nitrate reductase subunit beta, translating to MRPMAQVAMVMNLDKCIGCHTCSVTCKQAWTNRRGMEYVWFNNVETRPGQGYPRRYEDQEKWRGGWELNRRGALRLKAGGRLKKLAGIFSNPKLPEIKDYYEPWTYDYKNLTDAPLGSDYPVARPVSQLDGKPMKIGWSSNWDDDLGGAPAYGDLDPMVERTRRQASEKVRFAYEETFMFYLPRICEHCLNPSCVASCPSGAMYKRSEDGIVLVDQDRCRGWRMCVTGCPYKKVYFNHRTGKAEKCTFCYPRIEAGQPTVCSETCVGRLRYLGVVLYDADKVTEAAETPDEQGLYEAQLGVFLDPQDPAVRRAAEEAGIPFDWIEAARRSPVHALVSRYRVALPLHPEYRTMPMVWYIPPLSPVVDALTETGHDGEDAGNLFGAIDTLRIPLEYLAEVFTAGDTGPVRASLEKLAAMRAHMRAINLGEAPDPAVATGVGMSAQEIEDMYRLLAIAKYEERYVIPTAAVGDAHRLEASALPDTCSLDTEGGPGMGGDGPFGQDSGRRRLPLVPVENFHVLRRRQTADDEREV from the coding sequence ATGCGCCCGATGGCCCAGGTCGCCATGGTCATGAACCTCGACAAGTGCATCGGCTGCCACACCTGCTCGGTCACCTGCAAGCAGGCGTGGACCAACCGGCGGGGCATGGAGTACGTCTGGTTCAACAACGTCGAGACCCGCCCCGGACAGGGCTACCCCCGCCGCTACGAGGACCAGGAGAAGTGGCGGGGCGGCTGGGAGCTGAACCGGCGGGGCGCGCTGAGGCTCAAGGCGGGCGGCCGGCTGAAGAAGCTCGCCGGGATCTTCTCCAACCCGAAGCTGCCGGAGATCAAGGACTACTACGAGCCCTGGACGTACGACTACAAGAACCTCACCGACGCCCCGCTCGGCTCCGACTACCCCGTCGCCCGGCCCGTCTCCCAGCTCGACGGCAAGCCGATGAAGATCGGCTGGTCCTCGAACTGGGACGACGACCTGGGCGGCGCCCCCGCCTACGGCGACCTGGACCCGATGGTGGAGCGCACGCGGCGGCAGGCCTCGGAGAAGGTGCGCTTCGCCTACGAAGAGACCTTCATGTTCTACCTGCCGCGCATCTGCGAGCACTGCCTCAACCCGTCGTGCGTGGCCTCCTGCCCGTCCGGGGCGATGTACAAGCGCTCGGAGGACGGCATCGTCCTGGTCGACCAGGACCGCTGCCGGGGCTGGCGGATGTGCGTGACCGGATGCCCGTACAAGAAGGTGTACTTCAACCACCGCACCGGCAAGGCCGAGAAGTGCACCTTCTGCTACCCGCGCATCGAGGCGGGCCAGCCCACGGTCTGCTCGGAGACCTGCGTGGGACGGCTCAGATACCTGGGGGTCGTGCTCTACGACGCCGACAAGGTGACCGAGGCCGCCGAGACCCCGGACGAACAGGGGCTGTACGAGGCCCAGCTGGGCGTCTTCCTCGACCCTCAGGACCCGGCGGTGCGGCGGGCCGCGGAGGAGGCGGGCATCCCCTTCGACTGGATCGAGGCGGCCCGGCGCTCCCCCGTGCACGCCCTGGTGAGCAGGTACCGGGTGGCGCTGCCGCTGCATCCGGAGTACCGCACCATGCCGATGGTCTGGTACATCCCCCCGCTGTCGCCGGTGGTGGACGCCCTCACGGAGACCGGGCACGACGGCGAGGACGCGGGCAACCTCTTCGGCGCGATCGACACGCTGCGCATCCCGCTGGAGTACCTGGCCGAGGTCTTCACGGCGGGCGACACCGGGCCGGTGCGGGCGTCGCTGGAGAAACTGGCGGCGATGCGCGCCCACATGCGGGCGATCAACCTCGGCGAGGCCCCCGACCCGGCCGTCGCCACGGGCGTCGGCATGAGCGCCCAGGAGATCGAGGACATGTACCGGCTGCTGGCCATCGCCAAGTACGAGGAGCGGTACGTGATCCCGACGGCCGCCGTGGGAGACGCGCACCGGCTGGAGGCGTCGGCCCTGCCGGACACGTGCAGCCTGGACACCGAAGGCGGGCCCGGCATGGGCGGCGACGGCCCCTTCGGCCAGGACTCGGGACGCCGGCGGCTGCCGCTGGTGCCGGTGGAGAACTTCCACGTCCTGCGCCGGCGGCAGACCGCGGACGACGAGAGGGAGGTCTGA
- a CDS encoding OsmC family protein: protein MATTRSAHTVWEGNLLEGNGVVTFDSSGIGEQPVSWPSRAEQANGKTSPEELIAAAHSSCFSMALSHGLAGAGTPPTKLTTSADVTFQPGEGIKGIHLTVEGTVPGLDNDAFVAAAEDAKKNCPVSQALTGTTITLTAKLA, encoded by the coding sequence GTGGCAACCACGCGCTCCGCACACACCGTCTGGGAAGGCAACCTGCTCGAGGGCAACGGTGTCGTCACCTTCGACTCGTCCGGCATCGGCGAGCAGCCGGTGTCGTGGCCCTCGCGTGCCGAGCAGGCCAACGGGAAGACCAGCCCGGAAGAGCTCATCGCCGCCGCCCACTCCAGCTGCTTCTCCATGGCGCTGTCGCACGGCCTGGCCGGCGCCGGCACCCCTCCCACCAAGCTCACCACCTCCGCCGACGTCACCTTCCAGCCCGGTGAGGGCATCAAGGGCATCCACCTCACCGTGGAGGGCACCGTCCCCGGCCTCGACAACGACGCGTTCGTCGCCGCCGCCGAGGACGCCAAGAAGAACTGCCCGGTCAGCCAGGCCCTGACCGGCACCACCATCACCCTCACGGCGAAGCTGGCCTAG
- the narJ gene encoding nitrate reductase molybdenum cofactor assembly chaperone, translated as MPGFEVLYQAAALCLTYPDDDFRARLPLLREAAPPLRGFTDHAAVTSQGDLQAHYVEVFDFKNRHSLYLSWWTDGDTRNRGMSLVRFKELYRAHGLEFTGEELPDFLPAVLEFASRTGDIGMLTEHREALDRLRSRLTAFGTPYACVLDAVCATLPPASTGARR; from the coding sequence ATGCCCGGGTTCGAGGTGCTGTACCAGGCCGCGGCGCTCTGTCTGACGTATCCCGACGACGACTTCCGCGCCCGGCTGCCGCTGCTGCGCGAGGCCGCGCCCCCGCTGCGCGGCTTCACCGACCACGCGGCCGTGACGTCGCAGGGCGACCTCCAGGCGCACTACGTGGAGGTCTTCGACTTCAAGAACCGGCACAGCCTGTACCTGAGCTGGTGGACCGACGGCGACACCCGCAACCGCGGGATGTCCCTGGTGCGCTTCAAGGAGCTGTACCGCGCCCACGGCCTGGAGTTCACCGGCGAGGAACTCCCCGACTTCCTCCCGGCGGTCCTGGAGTTCGCCTCCCGCACCGGCGACATCGGCATGCTCACGGAGCACCGCGAGGCCCTGGACCGACTCCGTTCCCGGCTGACCGCGTTCGGGACGCCCTACGCGTGCGTCCTGGACGCGGTGTGCGCCACCCTGCCGCCCGCCTCGACCGGAGCACGCCGATGA
- the narI gene encoding respiratory nitrate reductase subunit gamma, with amino-acid sequence MNVFLWGVLPYAAFALLIAGLLWRHRYDRFGWTTRSSQVYESKLLNIASPVFHYGILFVLVGHLIGLFVPASWTEWAGVSEHAYHLFSLYGGTLAGVLTVAGIGMLVYRRRTKAPVFRATTANDKFMYVFLVGAIVLGMIAKLSDTSGDGYDYRSTIAPWARSLFVLNPKVELMEGVPVLYHVHAVIGMVLIALVPYTRLVHMFSAPLQYLTRPYVVYRSRDPRQLGPRPDRRGWERAGS; translated from the coding sequence ATGAACGTCTTCCTCTGGGGAGTCCTGCCCTACGCCGCCTTCGCCCTGCTGATCGCCGGCCTCCTCTGGCGGCACCGCTACGACCGGTTCGGCTGGACGACCCGCTCCTCCCAGGTCTACGAGTCGAAGCTCCTCAACATCGCCTCGCCGGTGTTCCACTACGGCATCCTGTTCGTGCTGGTCGGCCATCTCATCGGCCTGTTCGTCCCGGCCTCCTGGACGGAGTGGGCCGGCGTCAGCGAGCACGCCTACCACCTGTTCTCGCTGTACGGCGGCACCCTGGCCGGCGTGCTGACGGTGGCCGGGATCGGGATGCTGGTCTACCGGCGCCGCACCAAGGCGCCCGTCTTCCGCGCCACCACGGCCAACGACAAGTTCATGTACGTCTTCCTGGTCGGCGCCATCGTCCTGGGCATGATCGCCAAACTTTCGGACACCTCGGGCGACGGCTACGACTACCGCAGCACCATCGCTCCCTGGGCCCGCAGCCTGTTCGTGCTGAACCCGAAGGTGGAGCTGATGGAGGGCGTGCCGGTGCTGTACCACGTGCACGCGGTGATCGGGATGGTGCTGATCGCCCTGGTGCCCTACACCCGGCTCGTGCACATGTTCAGCGCGCCCCTGCAGTACCTGACCCGGCCGTACGTGGTCTACCGGTCGCGCGACCCCAGGCAGCTGGGGCCGCGCCCGGACCGGCGGGGCTGGGAGCGCGCGGGCTCCTGA
- a CDS encoding MBL fold metallo-hydrolase produces the protein MPVELTWWGHATCTVEDSDIRVLTDPLFARRLAHLRRRRGAVPPPDAWRADVALVSHLHADHLHVPSLARLAPGTRLLVPRGVRRSVPGLRRLAHLKLTEVAPGDEVLVGDLRIRVVPARHDGRRLPIGRQRSPALGYVVEGEARTYFAGDTGLFDAMEKEVGPVDAALLPVGGWGPNLGPEHLDPGRAAEALARLAPRTAVPVHYGTYWPIGMDAVRPHEFHTPGDEFVRLSALRAPGVAVHRLGHGESVRVEVVR, from the coding sequence GTGCCGGTGGAGCTCACGTGGTGGGGTCACGCCACCTGCACGGTCGAGGACTCGGACATACGCGTGCTGACCGACCCCCTGTTCGCCCGCCGGCTCGCGCACCTGCGCCGCCGCCGGGGCGCGGTGCCGCCGCCGGACGCCTGGCGCGCGGACGTGGCGCTGGTGTCCCATCTGCACGCCGACCACCTGCACGTGCCCTCGCTCGCACGGCTCGCCCCGGGCACGCGCCTGCTCGTGCCCCGGGGCGTACGCCGGTCGGTACCGGGGCTGCGCCGGCTCGCGCACCTGAAGCTGACCGAGGTGGCGCCCGGCGACGAGGTTCTGGTGGGTGACCTGCGGATCCGGGTGGTGCCGGCCCGGCACGACGGTCGGCGGCTGCCGATCGGACGGCAGCGCTCCCCCGCCCTCGGCTACGTCGTCGAGGGCGAGGCCCGGACGTACTTCGCCGGGGACACCGGCCTGTTCGACGCCATGGAGAAGGAGGTCGGGCCGGTCGACGCGGCCCTGCTGCCGGTGGGCGGCTGGGGACCCAACCTCGGCCCGGAGCACCTGGACCCGGGGCGGGCGGCCGAGGCGCTGGCCCGGCTCGCGCCGCGCACGGCGGTGCCGGTGCACTACGGCACGTACTGGCCGATCGGGATGGACGCCGTGCGCCCCCACGAGTTCCACACGCCGGGCGACGAGTTCGTGCGCCTGTCGGCGCTGCGCGCGCCGGGGGTGGCCGTGCACCGGCTGGGGCATGGCGAGAGCGTGCGGGTGGAGGTCGTGCGGTGA
- a CDS encoding amino acid permease: protein MHVTGTVPPPAPDPRETPAAPDPAPGNGRHARRFGLPVATALVMGNIIGGGIFLLPASVAPFGTISLLAFGVLTVGAIALALVFGRLAARDPRTGGPYVYAREAFGDFAGFLAAWAYWITTWVSNAALAVAAVGYLDVLIPVNDHRWTACLAALVVQWLPALANFAGTRYVGAVQLVATVLKFVPLLLVAVGGLFFFDPDNLGPFNASGGSGVGAVTAAAAILLFSYLGVESAAVSAGEVKDPRRTVGRATVIGTAGAALVYLLGTLAVFGTVSHDRLVTSTAPFSDAVNAMFGGAWGGWAVALAALVSMTGCLNGWTLLSAQTPYAAAQDGLFPAAFARRRRGVPTVGVGVTVVLASLLTVYNYTSGSAKVFEILVLVTTFTATVPYLLATAAQLFHLVSGQGEKVDRARLVRDGVIASVAAAFSLWLVAGAGYAAVYQGVLFLFAGVLVHAVMAARRRRAEARTAP, encoded by the coding sequence ATGCACGTCACCGGGACCGTCCCCCCACCGGCTCCGGACCCGCGGGAGACCCCCGCGGCCCCCGATCCCGCTCCCGGCAACGGCAGGCACGCCCGCCGCTTCGGGCTCCCCGTCGCCACCGCCCTGGTCATGGGCAACATCATCGGCGGCGGCATCTTCCTGCTCCCGGCCTCCGTCGCGCCCTTCGGCACCATCAGCCTGCTCGCCTTCGGCGTCCTGACCGTCGGCGCCATCGCGCTCGCCCTGGTCTTCGGCCGCCTCGCCGCACGCGACCCGCGCACCGGCGGCCCCTATGTCTACGCCCGCGAGGCCTTCGGCGACTTCGCCGGCTTCCTCGCCGCCTGGGCGTACTGGATCACCACCTGGGTGTCCAACGCGGCGCTCGCCGTCGCCGCCGTGGGCTACCTCGACGTGCTGATCCCGGTGAACGACCACCGCTGGACCGCCTGCCTGGCCGCGCTCGTCGTCCAGTGGCTGCCGGCGCTCGCCAACTTCGCCGGCACCCGGTACGTGGGGGCCGTCCAACTGGTGGCCACCGTGCTCAAGTTCGTGCCGCTGCTGCTGGTCGCGGTCGGCGGACTGTTCTTCTTCGACCCGGACAACCTCGGCCCGTTCAACGCGAGCGGCGGCAGCGGCGTCGGAGCGGTCACCGCCGCCGCCGCGATCCTGCTCTTCTCCTACCTCGGGGTGGAGTCCGCCGCCGTCAGCGCGGGCGAGGTCAAGGACCCCCGCCGCACGGTCGGCCGGGCCACCGTCATCGGCACCGCGGGCGCCGCCCTCGTCTACCTGCTGGGCACCCTCGCGGTCTTCGGCACGGTCTCCCACGACCGCCTGGTGACCTCCACCGCGCCCTTCTCGGACGCCGTGAACGCCATGTTCGGCGGCGCCTGGGGCGGCTGGGCCGTGGCGCTCGCCGCCCTGGTGTCGATGACCGGCTGCCTCAACGGCTGGACGCTGCTCAGCGCCCAGACCCCCTACGCCGCCGCGCAGGACGGGCTCTTCCCCGCCGCGTTCGCCCGCAGGCGGCGCGGGGTGCCGACGGTCGGCGTCGGCGTCACCGTCGTCCTCGCCTCCCTGCTCACCGTGTACAACTACACGTCGGGCTCGGCGAAGGTCTTCGAGATCCTCGTCCTCGTCACCACCTTCACGGCGACCGTGCCCTACCTCCTGGCCACCGCCGCCCAGCTCTTCCACCTGGTCTCCGGACAGGGCGAGAAGGTCGACCGGGCCCGCCTCGTACGGGACGGCGTGATCGCGTCCGTCGCGGCTGCCTTCTCGCTGTGGCTGGTCGCGGGCGCCGGCTACGCGGCGGTCTACCAGGGCGTGCTCTTCCTCTTCGCCGGCGTGCTGGTCCACGCGGTGATGGCGGCCCGCCGGCGGCGTGCGGAGGCACGGACCGCACCGTGA